In one window of Lampris incognitus isolate fLamInc1 chromosome 3, fLamInc1.hap2, whole genome shotgun sequence DNA:
- the rfxank gene encoding DNA-binding protein RFXANK, with the protein MSDMEDNVHNDGLTDGQNVESIISFPSGPAEAVSNETTDADEESLLKHSTTLTNRQRGNEVTARPATLDSLSIHQLAAQGELSQVATHLSKDRSVLNKQDERGFTPLMWAAAFGEKAVVDFLLEKGANPRTIAWERESALTLASAGGFADIVNSLLGYGVDINTYDWNGGTPLLYAVRGNHIRCVEALLAKGADLTSESDSGYSPMALAVALGHKKIQKVLEDHILKLYKPP; encoded by the exons ATGAG TGATATGGAGGACAATGTACATAATGATGGGCTAACTGATGGGCAAAATGTTGAATCAATTATTTCATTCCCCTCGGGTCCCGCAGAAGCGGTGTCCAACG AGACCACTGATGCAGATGAAGAGAGTTTGCTCAAACACTCTACCACTCTCACCAACAGACAGCGTGGGAACGAGGTTACAGCACGCCCAGCAACATTAGACT ctctgtCCATacaccagctggcggctcagggGGAACTGTCACAGGTGGCTACACACCTGAGTAAAG ACCGCTCAGTGCTTAACAAACAGGATGAACGGGGTTTCACGCCTCTGATGTGGGCAGCAGCGTTTGGAGAGAAAGCAGTCGTGGATTTCCTCTTGGAAAAG GGGGCCAACCCCAGAACTattgcatgggagagagagagcgcactgACACTGGCCAGCGCTGGAGGCTTCGCTGACATTGTCAATTCTCTCCTTGGATATGGGGTAGACATTAACACTTATGACTGG AATGGAGGAACTCCCCTCCTGTATGCTGTAAGAGGGAACCACATCAGATGTGTGGAGGCACTCTTAG CGAAAGGAGCTGACTTGACCAGTGAGTCTGACTCTGGATATAGTCCCATGGCCCTAGCTGTTGCCCTCGGACACAAAAAGA TCCAAAAAGTGTTGGAAGACCACATTTTGAAACTCTACAAGCCACCATGA
- the borcs8 gene encoding BLOC-1-related complex subunit 8 isoform X1: MEDQEMQLKVKRVTDKFTESMYVLANEPSVALYRLQEHVRRSLPELVQHKTDMQSWEEQSQGAIYSVEYACSAVKSMTNSTLYFKSIDGLLRQAISMKEQIGSSQGRSLNDVIPSPIPSVPAPHPPPTSS, translated from the exons ATGGAGGACCAGGAGATGCAGCTCAAAGTTAAGCGAG TAACGGACAAATTCACAGAGAGCATGTACGTCTTGGCAAACGAACCATCTGTGGCCCTCTACCGACTGCAAGAACACGTCCGAAGGTCGCTACCAGAGCTTGTACAACATAAG ACAGATATGCAGAGCTGGGAGGAGCAGAGCCAAGGTGCCATTTACAGTGTGGAGTATGCATGCAG tgCTGTGAAGAGCATGACAAACAGCACCCTATATTTCAAAAGCATAGACGGCCTTCTACGTCAAGCCATCAGCATGAAAGAACAGATTGGCAGCTCCCAAGGACGCAG TTTAAATGATGTGATCCCCTCTCCCATCCCCTCTGTCCCTGCTCCACATCCCCCACCCACTTCCTCATGA
- the borcs8 gene encoding BLOC-1-related complex subunit 8 isoform X2: protein MEDQEMQLKVKRVTDKFTESMYVLANEPSVALYRLQEHVRRSLPELVQHKTDMQSWEEQSQGAIYSVEYACSAVKSMTNSTLYFKSIDGLLRQAISMKEQIGSSQGRRKRTMDPGILKEGGEKHSSGM from the exons ATGGAGGACCAGGAGATGCAGCTCAAAGTTAAGCGAG TAACGGACAAATTCACAGAGAGCATGTACGTCTTGGCAAACGAACCATCTGTGGCCCTCTACCGACTGCAAGAACACGTCCGAAGGTCGCTACCAGAGCTTGTACAACATAAG ACAGATATGCAGAGCTGGGAGGAGCAGAGCCAAGGTGCCATTTACAGTGTGGAGTATGCATGCAG tgCTGTGAAGAGCATGACAAACAGCACCCTATATTTCAAAAGCATAGACGGCCTTCTACGTCAAGCCATCAGCATGAAAGAACAGATTGGCAGCTCCCAAGGACGCAG GAAAAGGACCATGGATCCAGGCATTCTGAAGGAAGGGGGAGAGAAGCACAGCTCTGGAATGTGA
- the tmem221 gene encoding transmembrane protein 221, whose amino-acid sequence MTHTYSQRSLLVLSLLGILSAIMSVLSVILIFQLQSQHGAGKDSSPPATSVVPSHVWVVLLPLCTVLSALSLTLSLSSVVVCLLHSYFSTEICKGEQLTDRADWFLLDSRAVRHVAIGLFCLGVSVYLAAMSIYMLLIFEVETGIASACVLSSGILVLLVILTHSLVKVSHSTRHNDGPDTLFRNEYRSSSTPLSRPCELKLGVDQPRLHHSQSHLHRQISFPPCANPKQRDQHHHHQPYSPSGGPQSQASDKDGYSSGGSSRMHRTLSTESGLLQAQTKPWNGVNNEMRSVLARKSGASTKDSTLV is encoded by the exons ATGACTCACACCTACAGCCAGCGCTCTCTTCTCGTGCTGTCTCTGCTAGGGATCTTATCGGCCATCATGTCCGTTTTGTCGGTCATTCTGATTTTCCAGCTTCAGTCACAACACGGTGCAGGGAAGGACTCCTCTCCCCCTGCGACCTCCGTCGTGCCGAGCCATGTCTGGGTAGTGCTGCTGCCTCTGTGCACGGTGCTCTCTGCCCTGTCCCTGACGCTCAGTTTGAGCTCCGTGGTAGTTTGTCTCCTCCACAGCTACTTTTCAACTGAGATCTGCAAAGGGGAACAGTTAACGGACAG AGCAGACTGGTTCCTGCTGGACAGCAGAGCTGTGAGACATGTGGCTATTGGACTGTTCTGCCTTGGGGTTTCGGTGTACCTGGCAG CTATGTCCATCTATATGCTTCTGATATTTGAGGTGGAGACAGGTATCGCCAGTGCATGTGTCCTGTCCTCTGGGATCCTAGTCCTTCTGGTCATTTTGACCCACTCTCTAGTTAAAGTGTCCCACAGCACCAGGCACAATGATGGCCCCGATACCCTGTTCCGAAATGAATACAGAAGCAGTAGCACCCCCCTCTCCCGACCATGTGAACTCAAACTTGGAGTGGACCAACCCCGACTACATCACAGTCAGTCTCACCTCCACCGTCAGATCTCCTTTCCTCCATGTGCAAACCCGAAACAGCGGgatcaacaccaccaccaccagccataCTCTCCTTCTGGAGGGCCTCAGAGCCAGGCTAGTGACAAAGATGGTTACAGCAGTGGAGGCAGTTCTCGGATGCATAGAACCCTGTCTACTGAGTCCGGCCTGCTGCAGGCCCAGACTAAACCCTGGAACGGGGTCAATAACGAGATGAGAAGTGTGCTGGCACGCAAATCGGGGGCTTCCACAAAGGACTCTACTCTAGTGTGA